A window of the Lactuca sativa cultivar Salinas chromosome 5, Lsat_Salinas_v11, whole genome shotgun sequence genome harbors these coding sequences:
- the LOC111903532 gene encoding nuclear transport factor 2 isoform X1, producing the protein MAAPAATPQQPVSAQVVGNAFVQQYYHILHQSPGLVYRFYQDISKLGRPEEDGSMSITTTMDAINTKILSLNYDEIRAEIKSIDAQESLDGGVNVLVTGYLTGKDNIVRNFTQSFFLAPQDKGYFVLNDMFRYMENAINNEVNNALTEDVEAPTNPEQVPKSVPVVEDPVPEEAVVLAEESEGEVVFHPPEAVEVAAAAVEVEEEEEPVAEVVDEAQEVSQLVVESNTKIEEVPKKSYASIVMDLKQSDVPFSSPPPSAPRKPQPRIQEHQVNNAQPIASVTESAASNVDAVENGIHEEEADGYSIYIKGLPMSATPAMLDEEFKKFGPIKTNGIQVRSNRQQGFCFGFVEFEMPEAVQKAIEGSPVAIGGRNAVVEEKRSTNSKGGARGRFPIGRGAGGGGFRNDGMRGGRGNFNGGGVGGGRGYNRSGEFGGGRNDYGNRGGGRGGAPANRGGGGGGDGYQRERMNRGNGMAVNGTAKNMAPRVPATA; encoded by the exons ATGGCGGCTCCGGCAGCGACACCGCAGCAACCTGTTTCTGCTCAAGTT GTTGGCAATGCTTTTGTTCAGCAATATTATCATATACTACACCAGTCTCCTGGTTTAGTTTATCGATTCTATCAGGATATCAGTAAACTTGGGCGCCCTGAGGAAGATGGTTCCATGAGCATAACCACTACCATGGAT GCTATCAATACTAAAATACTATCTCTTAACTATGATGAGATCAGGGCTGAGATTAAATCCATTGATGCACAGGAATCTTTAGATGGTGGTGTCAATGTTTTAGTCACTGGATACCTGACTGGAAAGGACAATATTGTCCGAAATTTTACTCAATCTTTCTTCCTCGCACCACAAGACAAAGGCTACTTTGTGTTAAATGATATGTTTCGTTACATGGAGAATGCCATTAATAATGAAGTAAACAATGCTCTTACTGAGGATGTTGAGGCTCCTACTAATCCTGAGCAAG TGCCAAAAAGTGTTCCTGTGGTTGAAGATCCTGTCCCTGAAGAGGCTGTTGTATTGGCGGAGGAATCTGAAGGGGAAGTGGTGTTTCATCCACCGGAAGCTGTGGAGGTTGCTGCTGCTGCTGTGgaggtggaggaggaggaggagccggtTGCGGAGGTTGTTGATGAAGCGCAGGAGGTTTCACAGCTGGTTGTTGAATCCAACACCAAAATTGAAGAAGTTCCAAAGAAGTCATATGCTTCTATTGTAATGGATCTGAAGCAGAGTGATGTGCCTTTCTCATCCCCACCACCATCTGCTCCAAGGAAACCTCAGCCAAGGATTCAAGAGCATCAGGTGAATAATGCTCAGCCAATTGCTTCAGTCACTGAGTCAGCTGCTTCTAATGTTGATGCTGTTGAAAATGGCATTCATGAGGAAGAAG CTGATGGGTATTCGATCTACATCAAGGGTCTGCCTATGAGTGCCACACCTGCTATGCTGGATGAGGAGTTCAAGAAGTTTGGTCCTATTAAGACCAATGGCATTCAAGTTCGAAGCAACAGG CAACAGGGATTCTGTTTTGGTTTTGTTGAATTTGAGATGCCTGAAGCTGTTCAAAAGGCCATTGAG GGTTCACCTGTTGCTATTGGTGGACGCAATGCTGTTGTTGAGGAAAAACGATCCACaaactctaaag GAGGAGCACGGGGAAGGTTTCCGATTGGAAGGGGGGCTGGAGGAGGAGGATTCAGGAACGATGGAATGAGAGGGGGCCGTGGAAACTTTaatggtggtggtgttggtggcGGAAGAGGCTACAATCGGAGCGGTGAGTTTGGTGGTGGGAGGAACGATTATGGCAACAGAGGCGGCGGACGTGG
- the LOC111903532 gene encoding nuclear transport factor 2 isoform X2 — protein sequence MAAPAATPQQPVSAQVVGNAFVQQYYHILHQSPGLVYRFYQDISKLGRPEEDGSMSITTTMDAINTKILSLNYDEIRAEIKSIDAQESLDGGVNVLVTGYLTGKDNIVRNFTQSFFLAPQDKGYFVLNDMFRYMENAINNEVNNALTEDVEAPTNPEQVPKSVPVVEDPVPEEAVVLAEESEGEVVFHPPEAVEVAAAAVEVEEEEEPVAEVVDEAQEVSQLVVESNTKIEEVPKKSYASIVMDLKQSDVPFSSPPPSAPRKPQPRIQEHQVNNAQPIASVTESAASNVDAVENGIHEEEADGYSIYIKGLPMSATPAMLDEEFKKFGPIKTNGIQVRSNRGFCFGFVEFEMPEAVQKAIEGSPVAIGGRNAVVEEKRSTNSKGGARGRFPIGRGAGGGGFRNDGMRGGRGNFNGGGVGGGRGYNRSGEFGGGRNDYGNRGGGRGGAPANRGGGGGGDGYQRERMNRGNGMAVNGTAKNMAPRVPATA from the exons ATGGCGGCTCCGGCAGCGACACCGCAGCAACCTGTTTCTGCTCAAGTT GTTGGCAATGCTTTTGTTCAGCAATATTATCATATACTACACCAGTCTCCTGGTTTAGTTTATCGATTCTATCAGGATATCAGTAAACTTGGGCGCCCTGAGGAAGATGGTTCCATGAGCATAACCACTACCATGGAT GCTATCAATACTAAAATACTATCTCTTAACTATGATGAGATCAGGGCTGAGATTAAATCCATTGATGCACAGGAATCTTTAGATGGTGGTGTCAATGTTTTAGTCACTGGATACCTGACTGGAAAGGACAATATTGTCCGAAATTTTACTCAATCTTTCTTCCTCGCACCACAAGACAAAGGCTACTTTGTGTTAAATGATATGTTTCGTTACATGGAGAATGCCATTAATAATGAAGTAAACAATGCTCTTACTGAGGATGTTGAGGCTCCTACTAATCCTGAGCAAG TGCCAAAAAGTGTTCCTGTGGTTGAAGATCCTGTCCCTGAAGAGGCTGTTGTATTGGCGGAGGAATCTGAAGGGGAAGTGGTGTTTCATCCACCGGAAGCTGTGGAGGTTGCTGCTGCTGCTGTGgaggtggaggaggaggaggagccggtTGCGGAGGTTGTTGATGAAGCGCAGGAGGTTTCACAGCTGGTTGTTGAATCCAACACCAAAATTGAAGAAGTTCCAAAGAAGTCATATGCTTCTATTGTAATGGATCTGAAGCAGAGTGATGTGCCTTTCTCATCCCCACCACCATCTGCTCCAAGGAAACCTCAGCCAAGGATTCAAGAGCATCAGGTGAATAATGCTCAGCCAATTGCTTCAGTCACTGAGTCAGCTGCTTCTAATGTTGATGCTGTTGAAAATGGCATTCATGAGGAAGAAG CTGATGGGTATTCGATCTACATCAAGGGTCTGCCTATGAGTGCCACACCTGCTATGCTGGATGAGGAGTTCAAGAAGTTTGGTCCTATTAAGACCAATGGCATTCAAGTTCGAAGCAACAGG GGATTCTGTTTTGGTTTTGTTGAATTTGAGATGCCTGAAGCTGTTCAAAAGGCCATTGAG GGTTCACCTGTTGCTATTGGTGGACGCAATGCTGTTGTTGAGGAAAAACGATCCACaaactctaaag GAGGAGCACGGGGAAGGTTTCCGATTGGAAGGGGGGCTGGAGGAGGAGGATTCAGGAACGATGGAATGAGAGGGGGCCGTGGAAACTTTaatggtggtggtgttggtggcGGAAGAGGCTACAATCGGAGCGGTGAGTTTGGTGGTGGGAGGAACGATTATGGCAACAGAGGCGGCGGACGTGG